The sequence below is a genomic window from Carassius gibelio isolate Cgi1373 ecotype wild population from Czech Republic chromosome A17, carGib1.2-hapl.c, whole genome shotgun sequence.
CTCTACTTTGAGTTAGCTGAGAGAAATGAGTCATCAGAGAAAGCATTACTGTGTTAAACAAGACCACTTACCAACAAGAGCATCCTCACGGAGTTAAATACGCCAAACAGGGCAGTTGTGAACTCTCTAGGCTCATACATCAAATACAACAGCAAGATGGACTGATCCCCTGGAGAGAcaaaggcacaaaaaaaaaagtatatatacatCTATATAATATGTGACCTTAgaagtgtctgtgtgtatgtatatatatatatatatatatatatatatatatatatatatatatatatatatatatatatatatatatatatatacatacagtatatataccaaaagtttggacacaccttctcattcaaagagttttctttattttcatgactatgaaaattgtagagtcacactgaaggcatcaagggctatttgaccaagaaggagagtgatgaggtgctgcgccagatgacctggcctccacagtcactggacctgaacccaatcgagatggtttaggggtgagctggaccgcagacagaaagcaaaagggccaacatgtgctaagcatctctcggtgaactccttcaagactgttggaagaccatttcaggtgactacctcttgaagctcatcaagagaatgccaagagtgtgcaaagcagtaatcaaagctggctactttgaagaacctacaatatgacatattttcagttgtttcacacttttttgttatgtatattatttcatatataattttacatgtgttaattcatagttttgatgccttcagcgtgaatctacaattttcatagtcatgaaaataaagaaaactcttggaatgagaaagtgtgtccatgtgtgtgtgtgtgtgtgtgtgtgtgtatccttagAAGTGTAGTTTGTTGAAAATGGAACACATATTTTACTACACAGAAGTATTTGGTAGTttctgtcaggatcctgccctgactgtcttgtctttgttcattgtttctttttctgttttgtgtctaagcacatggttctgtctCTGTATGTGCCTGCCTTGTGctcctcttgtcccacctccttgtttcCCTGGTCACCCCTCCTTGTTTAGCCCttgtctgcttgattgttttcacctgatcctcGTGTGTCCTACTCCTCTGCTGGTTTCTTTTGGTGTttacctgtttcttgttctagaaTTTATCCTTTTGTTCTTgtgcaaggttaaaaaaaaaagaagaaaaaaatatatatattattgtccCCTCTCTCTCCAGCTCTTTATTGCTGTGACTTTCAAAGATCTATGTTTCTCAAAGCAAAACAGAGTGTAATTTAAACAAGATGATTGAACAATTATGAGCCTATAAAAACAATGACAATTATGTTTGGCAAAATTTAAGACAATATTAGGACCAATTATGTACATATATAATTTATGGAAATGAATAGAGACATACAGACAtcactgtatctctctctctctctctctctctctctctctctctctctctctctctctctctggcctcaGGTGTGACCATTTTCAGATTGAGTGCTTTTAAACCTTCCTGTCGTGCCTCAGCAGTATTATCATCATCAAGAAGCTGACTCGACCCAGAGGCTCATTTTAACTGCACTGATAATTCATTTCAGCCATCTCAAAGTTTACGCTGTATTTAATTTTACACTCCTATTACTAAAAGTGAATGTGTTAAGGTCTGCATGGTTTAAAGCATGAAATCTCCAATGGATTTTTgagtatttattgttttgtatgaaatcattttatgaataaatattatttataatgtaatgcatgataatttataatagttctaatattattttaaaaatgatgcaaatgtttatatatatatatatatatatatatatatatatatatatatatatatatatatatatatatatatatatatatatatatatatatatatatatatatatatataaatatatatatattatacgttttataaatagtttttcatatattttatggaATTTAGGTTTTCCAATACATCTTTGTTGAGAActtgatattatattaatatctaCTTATTTGGATGAAAAATGTATAGTCGtcgtattattttttatttatagtatttaacATGTATCAaaattattcataatataatatatgctgaataaaaatattactttaatataaccaataatatttaaatatattcatggttttaattatttcataataataaatattattacaatcattattaattacagcaatttttacagtattttgagATGAGATTGATTTTCCAGAAAAAAATAGtgcaattcaatatatatatatatatatatatatatataatgtatatatatgtatatatatgtatatgttaaatgtgatcttaatACATTCTTGACAGATTTCTTGAGATTCAGCTGAATAATGTTGCGACCAcctgaatatataaaatactagttgcaaataaaacattaacaagattattggaatacattttacaagaaaaaagtGTTTCGGTTTTTAACTTAAACACTTCACGTTTTTCATTCAGTGCATTACTTTCagcttctttgtaattaattgtgagatttacaagcaatttttgagtgaaatgtttTTCTACaccaattttgttgttgttgttgttgttgttgctgttgttttttcacTGGACTATACTGTATATGTCTTTGTTTGTGTCAGTTTATGTGTGAGATTTCACTCACCAACAGCCACCAGGTTATTTATGAAGGTGCAGAGAATGAGAAAGAGCAATTTCAGTCTCTCCTGCTCTGACCTCCTTTTGAACACTGCTTTGAAAGACAGCTTGGCGTATTTCAGGACAAACAGCCAGGACTTGTCTGAATGAGAACCTTGCTCAACTGTATTCTCTTCACAGGGAGCTAAACAAGTATTTTTTCCCATCGTAGGGTCTCTCAGCCAAAGCACAATATAAAGCACTGCCAGGACGTGGCAGGCTATGTAGGCCCCGAATGCTGCCTTGAGTCCAAATTCTTGCTCCAAGAATCCACCCAATAAGAAGCCCACTGAGCCTCCAACGAAGATCATGGACTCGGCCACTGCCATACGTAAAGTGCGACTGGAGCTGGAGCCCATGGTCAGGTCGGCCAGGTAGCTGAATGAGCTGAGGAAAATGGAGACATGGCCACCAGTCAAGCCTGTTAGGGCAGCAGCCATCAGGGTCCAGTAAACGCTGATGTTTTCCAACAAGTCTACAGCCAAGAGCAACCCCCCACTCAACAGGGACAACACAGACGGGAGAGCCATGACCCAGCGACGGCCAGCGCGGTCAGACCAGGAGCCCAGCATTATGGCAGGAGGGATGGAGACCAAGCTGAGGGTGGCGTTGAACAGAAGCAGGATGTAGGAGGCTGTAGCCTGAACCTCCTCATCTCCTTTGTGGTGCTCAGGGTTACTGCAGATAGTAGCATTCTTGAGCAATTGTAGACACACCTACAAAAGACAGAAGTTATTTAAAGAAGTTCACAATAAGTTCACATATACATTTCAACATTCAAAATAAAGCACCACAGCACTGTTGAGTAAATGCAACAAGAAGTTACATAATTTATTCTATTTATCACTTTATTGCaccaaaaatcaaatcaattcaattcatatttatttataaagcatttttCACATAAAATGAAAGTTTCTACTTTACATTTAGGAGCAGTTTATCAGTGGTGTCTACATCAAGACAGAAATGTACAGTCAAAATCATGCAGTTAGTCAATGACGTATTCAAACAAAAATGTTGAACATGATGAATAGCAATGTATGTTGTTTTGTATGTTGGTTCAGGTTTGTTGTAATGTGAGGTCCTCGGAGGTGTAGACGCCAtctcaaaatgtgttttatatgggTTTGAGtaaaatcacatttgcatttcttccaaatttcaaataaaaatattgtaatttagagcgttttttgtgtgtgcataaaataaaaagaaattggtCAGATAAACACGTTTTCATTTGttgtgatttgaaaaaaaaaatgggtcatAGCACCAAATATTGATTTCTTAACACTTCTGAACTTAAAACATTGGTGTTGTGTTGtctaaaaatgaacataaacatCATCTGAACTTtagtgtataaaacaaaaattaaattttacacaTAATTCACATATTCCAcacattaaaatatctttaaatatatctaaatatatatataatatatagtgttcctgtagctcaattggtagatcACTgccttatcaagcgcaaggttgaggGTTCgatttccccgggaacacatgataagtaaaaactgatagcctgaatgtactgtacagtaagtcgctttggataaaaatgtctgcaaaatgcattaatttaatttaaatataaactgaGAATTTTCAAGTGGTCTCTTCATTTTATTCCATAGCTGTGAAGTACTTTTGTTGAAATATGActtactagtaaaaaaaataactgttgtaGATGTGCTTGTATATTAATGATGTCAAGATGCAGTAGGCTAATATTTTTAGCTCAGTAAGTGGTCAGACTGAGTTCGTTCAGTTAATGATTCATCAGACTGATTTAAACTCTTGAGTTTGTGAGTCGTTTTTAACAAGTCTTTAAACAAACTGGCTAGTTGTTTAATGTGACTACCCAGGGAAGACATTGCTAATgctaagaattttattttaatcattgggATACTAATTTCTGGAGGGACTGGAATGTACAGTATTGTGATTTTCATAAGCCCATGCAAAAATGTCctgtatgacattaaaaaaaaaaaacaaaaaaaaaacattggtttataaccttggcattaaattacagaaaactggtctagttatttttaatatttattttccccACTTTAGTAAAGTCCTAGAAACATTATCATGTATTTTGTTATTGGAGCAAATGGCATAGTAAAATCATGTCTTGTGGTTTCCATTCACCACTCAAGAAATGTACTCAATTATGATGACTTGTGCTTCTAAGAACCTGGGAATGTGAAAAGGGTTCATGGTCAATAGCACTCCTGCTCATATGATTGCATAGATAAGGAAACATGATTGTTCATAACAACATTTATATGAGAAAACAGCACAAGCTGGTCTTATAAAATGTTAGATGATTAGGTCACTGGTATTTTTAAGGTGAGGCTTTACACTTTAGACGAAACTAGACACACTGACATCTTGACATTTAACAGTCCTTTTCTAGTTAGTGGAAATGTTATCAAACGATAGTCGGGTCTTATAGGTCAGCTTTGAAGAAtttctcaatttttttaatttctctaggtttttttttttttttcaagtcatcGCGCTGGGGGACGCCCTCAGTTATTGTAAGAACAAGCCTTGGGGAAGCTCACGAGCTGCAACCTCACAAATTTGATGATATCAAGGAGTAAATGGCAGGAATCGAGGCCATTAAGAGTGTCGTAAATGAGCACTTTGCAATAAATGATTGGACCCTCTTTAATCTTTGAACAGTTTTCACTGCGTAGAGTTATGCTCATTCATATGATATATTCATCCACATATTTCTGAGAGCTGTGATGTGTGGAGCTGCAGAGTTCATTGGAAGGGTAAGAGAATTTAAAGGAGAGAGGAAAGCAAGGACACTCGTTCAGGGAAAAAAAATTCAGGAACTACAGTAAAAACTGCTGCATGTTTTGGAAAGCGTcaaccttaaagctgcagtaggtaacttttgtaaaaatatgttttttacatatttgttaaacctgtcattatgtcctgacagtagaatatgagacagataatctgtgaaaaaatcaagctcctctggctcctcccagtggtcctattgccatttgcagaaattgaTCCGCTCGCGGTaggaaacaaccaatcagagctgcggtccgtaactttttttgtgtcCAAAATGTAGGAAAATGTATAtgataagcgagtacaccatgaatcaatttttcaaaccgtgtttttggcttgtcctgaatcactagggtgcacctatgtgtttatattcggactattttagattgcttcgggggtaccgcggcggagtaacccagtaccattgtgattcttcatagacataaacagagagaagtagttccggctacaatgttcttccgcaagatgcaagcagttctgtttattaaccgctagagcgtcaaaagttacctaccgcagctttaagcggttagttcacccaaatataaaaattatgtcattaataactcaccctcatgttgttccaaacccgtaagacctccgttcatcttcggaacacagatctcacgggtttgaaatgacatcagggtgtggcattattgacataattttcatttttggatgaactaaccctttaagcacatGCATATATTcactgtattatttatattagaaatgttttcacagtcc
It includes:
- the LOC127933439 gene encoding proton-coupled folate transporter, with the translated sequence MSTWEEKLRRVVTVEPVIFLYMTSTFILTPAYQQMIITKVCLQLLKNATICSNPEHHKGDEEVQATASYILLLFNATLSLVSIPPAIMLGSWSDRAGRRWVMALPSVLSLLSGGLLLAVDLLENISVYWTLMAAALTGLTGGHVSIFLSSFSYLADLTMGSSSSRTLRMAVAESMIFVGGSVGFLLGGFLEQEFGLKAAFGAYIACHVLAVLYIVLWLRDPTMGKNTCLAPCEENTVEQGSHSDKSWLFVLKYAKLSFKAVFKRRSEQERLKLLFLILCTFINNLVAVGDQSILLLYLMYEPREFTTALFGVFNSVRMLLLGFGLLVLFPVLMRCMKDMTLAKLSALFRIASYVILALSNNTWMVFLVAVVGAPSGISQAVIRSLSSAIVGHDEQGAMFSFSASVEATCILIAATIFNGLYPLTLPTFPGMPFIIMAVFTLIVLILLQWISEMPATHPRLVLSD